The sequence ACATCATCCAGCGCCTGCCGTTGCCCTGACGTGAGGCAGGCCGTACACGCTCCAGCGCACCATGCCGCCCGCCAGGTTCGCCACGCGCTCGATGCCGGCTTTCTCGAGCAGGAGTGCCGCCTGAGCCGAGCGGGCACCGGAACGGCACACCGTGATCAGCGGTCGATCGCGAGGGATCTCATCCAAGCGTTCGCGTAGCTCGTCAAGGGGAAGCAGGCGGGCGTTTTCTATGTGACCGAGCTCACCGTCGAACTCGGCCGGGCCACGCACGTCAAGGAACTCGAGCTCGAGACGATGCTCCGAGACCCACAATGGATCGATTTCCCACACTCCGGCGAGCGTTCGCACGGCGGGACCCCAGCTCGGCGTGGCCGGCCATGCAGCCGGACTTCCTTCCGGCCTCCCGCAGCGCAGGTTTGCGGGCACGGCCACGTCGATCTGTCTCGGGTGCGGGAGCCCCAGGTTGTTCATGTAGCCGACAAAGTCGTCCTCGGCCTTGCCGTGTCCAAGCCTTGGGTTGTGGCGCCTTTCTTCGGCCACGCTGGTCACGCTGCGACCAGCGTAATCGTGACCCGGGTAGAGAAGGCAGGCAGGCGGCAGTGAGAGGATTTTCTCGCGTACCGAGTGAAACAGGACCCGAGGATCACCCTGTTGGAAGTCCGTGCGCCCGCAGCCTCGAATCAGCAGAGCGTCCCCCGTGAAAGCCAGCAACTGGTCCTCGCTCACGTAGGTTACGCAGCTATCAGTATGGCCCGGTGTGGCCCGCACTCGCAGGCTGGTTGCGCCAAAATCGATCCGATCCCCCTCGTCGACGAGGCAATCCGCCCCGTCGGCATGTGCGCGTCTTGAAAGCACGATGCGGCTGTCCTGCCCGTGTCGGTGCGCCCAAGCCCCTGTCACGTGGTCGGCATGGACGTGCGTTTCCAGCGTGTAGAGAAGTGTAAGGCCGAGCTCGCGTACCAGGGCGGCGTCTCGGGTGTATTGCTCGAGCACCGAGTCGATGAGAACGGCCTGCCCCGAGCTCGGATCGCCCAACAGGTAGGTGTAGGTCCAGGAAGCAGGATCAAAGAGCTGTCTTAAGATCATGATTTGGACACCTCCGTCCGCTGCCCGGCCCTGCCAATTGGAGCACCGCCTTGCCAGTTGGGGCAGCGCCCTGCCAATTGGGGCAGCGCCCTGCCGATTGGGGGCACCACCCTGCCGATTGGGGCAGCGCCCTGCCGATTGGGGCAGCGCCCTGCCGATTGGGGCACCGCCCTGCCGATTGGGGCACCGCCCTGCCGATTGGGGCACCGCCCTGGCAACACGACACTCTCGGACAGAGTATCGCATTCTGACACGGGCTGCAGGGGCGGTTTTGCGATACGATCTCCAAGAAATGGGTCGCCGCTGCTCCCGGCCGCGGGACCTGGAGGGACCATGACGGACACCAGCATTAGCTTCATTCGGTCGCTGTGTGGCGGCGAGATCGAAGGCGGCGTTCTTTTCCCCTTCCCGAGCATCCGACTCGAGGAGCGGGAGACGTTGACAGCGGTGCTCGGGGCGGTTGACCAGTTGCTCGAGGGACGAGAGTCCGACTACCGCAAGTGGGACGCCGACGCGGAGTTTCCCCCCGAGTTCATCCAGGAGCTGCGCGAGTTCGGCTTGTTCGGTCTGATCGTGCCGGAGGACAACGGTGGAATGGGATTTGGCAACCTGGCGTATGCGCGCACGCTGCAGCAGGTAGCGCGCTACGACGGGTCGGTGGCCGTCACCGTTGGCGCCCATAACTCCATCGGCATGCGCGGCCTCAAGCTCTACGGCAGCCAGGAGCAGCAGCGGCGCTACTACGACAAGCTCGCGACCGGCGAGCTGATCGCCGCGTTTTGCCTGACCGAGCCTGGGGCGGGCTCGGATGCGGCGTCCATCCGTACCAACGCGGTCGAGAAGGACGGCCATTTCCTGCTCAACGGCGACAAGATTTGGATCACGAACGGCGGCATCGCCGACTTCTTCACGGTTTTTGCCAAGACCGGCCAGGCGGAGGCCCGCTCCAAGCTCTCCGCCTTCATCGTCACCCGGGACATGCCAGGGGTGTCGATCGGCCCTCACGAGGACAAGATGGGGCTCAGAGCCAGCTCCACGACCTCCGTGTACTTCCAGGACGTGAAGGTCCCGAAGGAAAACCTCCTTGGTCCGCTGCACGGCGGCTTCAAGGTCGCCATGAACATCTTGAACAGCGGGCGCTCGGGGCTTGGGGGCGGCTGCGTGGGCGGCATGAAGACGTTGCTTGCTCTCTCCTCACGCTATGCCGTGGAGCGAAAGCAATTCGGAAGGCCGATCGCGAGCTACGGGCTCGTAAAACAGAAGCTTGGCCACATGGTGGTCGACTGCTACGCGTCGGAGGCGATCGTGCACATGGTCGCTGCCCTGTCGGACCGCGGCTACGAGGATTACTCTGTCGAAGCTGCCATTACCAAGGTGTTTGCCAGCGAGGCGTTGTGGCGCTCGGCCGACGAAGCGCTCCAGATCGCGGGCGGCAGCGGCTACATGCGTGAGCTTCCGTACGAGCGCATCGTGCGGGATGCCCGCATCAACAGGGTTTTCGAGGGCACCAACGACATACTGCGCCTGTACATCGCGCTGACGGCGCTCAACGACGTGGGCCAGCGTCTGAAGGAAATGTCGGGTTCGCTCAGGGGAATCTTCGACGACCCGATCAAGGGCTTTGGTGTGCTGTACGATTACGCGAAGCG is a genomic window of Pseudomonadota bacterium containing:
- a CDS encoding MBL fold metallo-hydrolase; this encodes MILRQLFDPASWTYTYLLGDPSSGQAVLIDSVLEQYTRDAALVRELGLTLLYTLETHVHADHVTGAWAHRHGQDSRIVLSRRAHADGADCLVDEGDRIDFGATSLRVRATPGHTDSCVTYVSEDQLLAFTGDALLIRGCGRTDFQQGDPRVLFHSVREKILSLPPACLLYPGHDYAGRSVTSVAEERRHNPRLGHGKAEDDFVGYMNNLGLPHPRQIDVAVPANLRCGRPEGSPAAWPATPSWGPAVRTLAGVWEIDPLWVSEHRLELEFLDVRGPAEFDGELGHIENARLLPLDELRERLDEIPRDRPLITVCRSGARSAQAALLLEKAGIERVANLAGGMVRWSVYGLPHVRATAGAG
- a CDS encoding acyl-CoA dehydrogenase family protein, with amino-acid sequence MTDTSISFIRSLCGGEIEGGVLFPFPSIRLEERETLTAVLGAVDQLLEGRESDYRKWDADAEFPPEFIQELREFGLFGLIVPEDNGGMGFGNLAYARTLQQVARYDGSVAVTVGAHNSIGMRGLKLYGSQEQQRRYYDKLATGELIAAFCLTEPGAGSDAASIRTNAVEKDGHFLLNGDKIWITNGGIADFFTVFAKTGQAEARSKLSAFIVTRDMPGVSIGPHEDKMGLRASSTTSVYFQDVKVPKENLLGPLHGGFKVAMNILNSGRSGLGGGCVGGMKTLLALSSRYAVERKQFGRPIASYGLVKQKLGHMVVDCYASEAIVHMVAALSDRGYEDYSVEAAITKVFASEALWRSADEALQIAGGSGYMRELPYERIVRDARINRVFEGTNDILRLYIALTALNDVGQRLKEMSGSLRGIFDDPIKGFGVLYDYAKRRAHWATGIAGREHGLSAAHPTLRAQAEVFEVLTRDLAAMADRLLRKHGKGIIGKQFATRRLAEVMINLFVLACVLSRVTKAIEEQGEDKARREIQIARVLAGQVRNRAARSFQNIDDNDDELVKELADNVCELGRYDWDTL